Proteins encoded in a region of the Paenibacillus pedocola genome:
- a CDS encoding LacI family DNA-binding transcriptional regulator yields MTSIKDVANLAGVAVGTVSRVINNSGAVKPKTRRKVEEAIQELNYFPNEVARNFKMQKSKMVALLLPSIWNPFFSELAYYIEDELDLEGYKLMLCNSGGKPEKEMYYLDMLRQNKVAGIVGITYNDIENNVSNDIPIVSIDRHFNKKITCVTSDNFEGGRLALRELVKAGARKPAFMGSVTSVFSETMNRREGFIHEAEALGVDYVVYEKPDPIVDDEAYFNEFLNKYDDVDGIFAITDMLAANYIERARRQGIRVPEDVKVIGYDGIQDNPYFHPILSTIRQPVEEMARMTIRLLYNKIEGIPLDKQVYRIPVLFKQGETT; encoded by the coding sequence ATGACAAGCATTAAAGATGTAGCTAACTTAGCCGGCGTTGCAGTAGGAACCGTGTCCAGAGTCATTAACAACTCTGGCGCTGTAAAACCCAAGACACGCAGAAAAGTTGAAGAAGCCATACAAGAACTGAATTATTTTCCGAATGAAGTGGCCCGGAATTTCAAGATGCAGAAGTCCAAAATGGTAGCTCTGCTGCTTCCAAGCATCTGGAATCCATTCTTTTCTGAATTGGCTTATTATATCGAGGATGAATTGGATCTTGAAGGTTACAAGCTTATGCTTTGTAACAGCGGCGGTAAGCCTGAGAAGGAAATGTATTATTTGGATATGCTCCGGCAAAATAAAGTTGCTGGTATTGTCGGGATAACTTACAACGATATCGAGAATAATGTAAGTAATGATATTCCGATTGTAAGTATTGATAGACATTTCAACAAGAAGATCACCTGTGTAACCTCAGATAATTTTGAGGGAGGGCGGCTGGCTTTAAGGGAGCTTGTTAAGGCGGGAGCCCGGAAACCGGCTTTTATGGGAAGTGTCACTTCTGTATTTAGTGAAACCATGAACCGGAGAGAGGGTTTCATTCATGAGGCGGAAGCTTTGGGAGTCGATTATGTGGTCTATGAGAAACCCGACCCTATCGTGGATGATGAGGCCTATTTCAATGAGTTTCTTAATAAGTATGACGATGTGGATGGCATTTTTGCGATAACCGATATGTTAGCTGCCAATTATATTGAAAGAGCTAGGCGGCAGGGTATCCGTGTTCCCGAAGATGTAAAGGTCATCGGTTACGATGGCATTCAGGATAATCCATATTTTCATCCGATCTTATCAACGATCAGGCAGCCGGTGGAAGAGATGGCACGTATGACAATCAGACTGCTCTATAACAAGATCGAAGGCATACCCTTAGATAAGCAAGTGTATCGTATTCCTGTTCTTTTCAAGCAAGGTGAAACTACATGA
- a CDS encoding ABC transporter permease — MKGRINVNSTTSGTDHSMIQPKRKAWSRFKRDYELYLFLLPIIILYLVFKYYPMYGVQIAFKDFSPSQGIWGSEWVGFQHFIDFFNTYNFWTIITNTLSLSFLSLLFGFPAPIIIAIMLNQMLGKSYKKFVQTVIYAPHFISTVVLVGMLNVFLSPNSGIVNHVITLFGGDPILFLADAGWFRPLYILSGIWQETGFATIIYLAALAGVNPELHEAAIMDGASKWKRVWYVDIPSILPTIVILLILALGNIMSIGFEKAFLMQSDLNYATSNIIPTYVYEMGIQKAQYSFSTAVGLFNSFINIVLIFTVNRIAKKMTETSLW; from the coding sequence ATGAAAGGGAGAATAAACGTGAATTCAACAACTAGCGGGACGGATCATTCCATGATCCAACCAAAACGTAAAGCATGGAGCAGGTTCAAACGCGACTATGAGCTGTACCTTTTTTTACTGCCGATCATTATTCTTTACCTCGTATTCAAGTATTATCCGATGTACGGTGTACAAATTGCTTTCAAGGACTTTTCACCAAGTCAGGGGATCTGGGGAAGTGAATGGGTAGGCTTCCAGCACTTTATAGATTTTTTCAACACTTATAACTTCTGGACCATTATCACGAATACGCTCTCACTCAGTTTCCTTTCGTTGCTGTTTGGCTTCCCGGCCCCAATCATTATCGCCATTATGCTCAATCAGATGCTGGGTAAGTCCTACAAGAAATTTGTGCAGACAGTGATTTATGCACCGCATTTTATCTCTACGGTTGTACTCGTCGGCATGCTTAATGTTTTTTTGTCTCCAAACAGCGGTATCGTGAATCACGTCATCACCCTGTTCGGAGGAGATCCCATTCTGTTTCTGGCGGATGCTGGCTGGTTTCGTCCCCTGTATATACTGTCAGGCATCTGGCAGGAAACAGGCTTCGCCACCATTATCTACCTTGCTGCTCTTGCCGGGGTCAATCCCGAACTTCATGAAGCTGCAATTATGGATGGAGCGAGTAAGTGGAAGCGTGTGTGGTATGTGGATATTCCAAGCATTTTGCCGACGATCGTTATTCTGCTGATCCTCGCACTTGGTAACATTATGAGCATCGGCTTTGAGAAAGCGTTCCTGATGCAGAGCGATTTGAATTATGCCACCTCCAATATTATCCCGACCTATGTATATGAAATGGGGATTCAGAAGGCTCAATACAGCTTCTCTACGGCAGTTGGCCTATTCAATTCTTTCATCAATATTGTCCTGATTTTCACCGTTAACCGGATTGCCAAAAAAATGACAGAAACCAGTCTCTGGTAA
- a CDS encoding carbohydrate ABC transporter permease, with product MNSLLKRKSRGDAWFDIINYTMLTIIMLLVLYPLYFVLVASLSDPNYIYSGEVWLFPKGFTLDGYERIFSDSSIWIGYGNSILYATLGTLIGVAVTVFAAYPLARKDLAGKSVIMWFLLVTMFFSGGLIPTYLLIKDLHMLNTIWALVIPGAGGVFNVIIVRTFFQSSIPDEMWEAASIDGCSNTRFFWSIVLPLSKSILAVMVLYHVVGFWNGFFDALIYLNDESKYPLQLVLRNILVQNQVNSGMMIDVESYAAKMRVTELIKYGVIMVSSLPLLILYPFLQKYFVKGVMIGSIKG from the coding sequence TTGAATTCATTATTGAAGCGTAAGAGTAGAGGAGACGCGTGGTTTGACATCATCAACTACACCATGTTGACCATCATTATGCTGCTCGTCTTATACCCGTTGTACTTTGTACTGGTTGCATCACTCAGTGATCCTAATTATATCTACTCAGGTGAAGTCTGGCTGTTTCCTAAAGGCTTTACGCTGGATGGTTATGAACGGATTTTTAGTGACTCATCCATCTGGATCGGTTATGGAAATTCAATTCTATACGCGACTCTGGGCACATTAATTGGAGTTGCCGTAACTGTATTTGCGGCCTATCCGTTAGCCCGTAAAGATCTGGCAGGGAAATCTGTGATTATGTGGTTTTTGCTGGTCACTATGTTCTTTAGCGGCGGGCTGATTCCGACCTATTTATTAATTAAGGATCTTCACATGCTGAATACGATCTGGGCCCTTGTCATTCCCGGAGCAGGCGGTGTATTCAATGTGATTATCGTGAGGACATTTTTCCAGTCATCCATACCGGATGAAATGTGGGAAGCGGCGTCCATAGACGGATGTTCCAATACCAGATTCTTTTGGAGTATCGTCCTGCCTTTATCCAAGTCCATTCTGGCGGTTATGGTGCTGTATCATGTTGTCGGCTTCTGGAATGGGTTCTTCGACGCTTTAATTTATCTGAACGACGAGAGCAAATATCCGCTGCAGCTGGTGCTTCGCAACATCCTTGTCCAGAATCAGGTCAACTCCGGCATGATGATCGATGTGGAATCTTATGCAGCCAAGATGCGGGTTACAGAACTGATCAAATACGGTGTCATCATGGTATCCAGTCTGCCGCTGCTTATCTTGTATCCTTTCCTGCAGAAGTATTTTGTTAAAGGCGTGATGATCGGCTCCATTAAGGGATGA
- a CDS encoding ABC transporter substrate-binding protein, whose amino-acid sequence MKSLFKGAGIVMLAGAFALSGCSGNGNSANNQAGSPDQEANFNKTGLPIVKEAVSLRMVSPKAALAPEFSEMEIFKRLEKDTNVKINWENIPDTDYAEKKNLLLASGDLPDAFYAAGFTDYELINYGKDGTIIPLEDLIDQYAPNLKALLDRRPDIKSSITAPDGHIYGLPSWEENNLGTNPFFHVINKSWLDKLGLKVPQTLDEYTEALLAFKTQDPNGNGKQDEIPLSFMHMQWCMDIAGLFGAFGLPDNLEHRVVRDGKVIFTATQPEYKEALNYFHEKWYKTGLIDPESFTQDAAQYLAKGKTNDETLGSYVWWEVEEVVGTERAKDYVLLSPLKGPNGDQTIGRANGGGPGRGSFVITKENSNPEITMRWIDQQFEPYMAAQIHWGPLDIVYKKDENGKLVNLPLPDGASAGEFRQKVAPGSGAPGIITFDDFGKVVDMEPRAQQRAKDLEQYYNPYMEKENYPNIFFEPEELDKINKIEPELIKYVNTQRGRFIVDGGADAEWDNYLKTLDKMGLKELMEIYQTGLDRYNANLKN is encoded by the coding sequence ATGAAATCATTATTCAAAGGTGCGGGAATTGTCATGCTGGCCGGAGCGTTTGCGCTTAGCGGATGCTCGGGTAATGGCAACAGTGCAAATAACCAGGCGGGAAGTCCGGATCAGGAAGCCAATTTCAACAAAACCGGTCTTCCGATTGTTAAAGAAGCAGTGTCCTTAAGAATGGTATCCCCGAAGGCTGCATTGGCACCGGAATTCTCAGAGATGGAAATTTTCAAACGGCTGGAAAAAGATACTAACGTAAAAATTAACTGGGAAAACATCCCTGACACCGATTATGCAGAAAAGAAAAACCTGCTGCTTGCGAGCGGTGATTTGCCTGATGCCTTTTATGCAGCCGGCTTCACTGATTACGAGTTAATCAATTATGGCAAGGATGGAACCATTATTCCGCTGGAGGACTTAATTGATCAATATGCGCCTAATTTGAAAGCGCTTCTTGACCGCCGGCCCGATATCAAATCCTCGATCACAGCACCGGATGGACACATCTACGGACTACCGTCCTGGGAAGAGAACAACCTCGGAACCAACCCCTTCTTCCACGTTATTAATAAAAGCTGGCTGGATAAGCTGGGGCTGAAGGTACCGCAAACACTGGATGAATACACGGAAGCACTACTTGCCTTTAAAACACAGGATCCGAATGGCAACGGGAAGCAGGATGAGATCCCGCTAAGCTTCATGCACATGCAGTGGTGTATGGATATTGCCGGACTATTCGGTGCTTTCGGCCTTCCGGATAATCTGGAGCACCGGGTCGTCCGTGACGGGAAAGTTATTTTTACCGCGACTCAGCCTGAATATAAGGAAGCTCTGAATTATTTCCATGAAAAATGGTACAAAACGGGTCTGATCGATCCGGAATCCTTCACCCAGGACGCAGCACAGTATCTGGCCAAGGGTAAAACAAACGATGAGACGCTAGGATCTTACGTCTGGTGGGAAGTTGAAGAAGTTGTAGGAACCGAGCGTGCCAAAGATTATGTTCTGCTGTCACCGCTGAAAGGACCGAATGGGGATCAAACGATTGGACGCGCCAATGGCGGCGGCCCGGGACGCGGATCCTTTGTGATTACCAAAGAGAACAGCAATCCGGAAATCACTATGCGTTGGATTGATCAGCAGTTTGAGCCTTACATGGCTGCCCAAATCCACTGGGGTCCGCTGGATATCGTGTATAAAAAGGATGAAAACGGAAAACTGGTAAATCTGCCGCTTCCTGATGGCGCATCTGCAGGTGAATTCCGTCAAAAGGTAGCACCGGGATCAGGCGCACCTGGCATCATTACTTTCGATGACTTCGGAAAAGTTGTAGATATGGAGCCTCGGGCCCAGCAGCGTGCCAAGGATTTGGAGCAATACTACAACCCTTATATGGAAAAGGAAAACTATCCGAATATCTTCTTTGAACCGGAGGAACTGGATAAAATCAACAAGATCGAGCCTGAGCTGATCAAGTATGTAAATACCCAAAGAGGAAGATTCATTGTGGATGGCGGTGCCGATGCGGAATGGGACAACTATCTGAAGACACTGGACAAAATGGGCTTGAAGGAACTTATGGAAATCTATCAAACCGGATTGGATCGCTATAACGCAAATCTGAAAAATTAA
- a CDS encoding PfkB family carbohydrate kinase, with product MLDVIAIGEVLIDFTPAGRTAGGNEQFECNPGGAPANVAAALSRLGAKSALISKVGEDQFGSLLHNTLLGSGVDVSEVSYTNEASTTLAFVHLDDQGDRSFSFFRKPGADTFLHSRDIPLHRIESCKALHFGSLSMTHEPARTATKTAVLKAKESGVLLSFDPNIRFALWKSKEEARQNIFWGMNYADILKISEEELSFITGISDVEKGSLELQQQFDISLIVVTLADKGCYYRLAGLDGYVPGFKVKAIDTTGAGDAFLGCLLYKILENGSSLHELTSQQMISMLTFANAGGALVTTRKGALGSMPTTDEIIRMIESNQQNNDDRFRPGFHFSPPANWANDPNGLVYYEGSYHLFYQYHPYSNKWGPMHWGHAVSEDLIHWEHVPIALFPDEHGAIFSGCCVVDWKNSSGLFEDSHGLVAIFTHADTHPETGQPRQRQSLAYSSDKGQTWHKYDGNPVLAEEDQIDFRDPKVFWHAQSERWIMAIVAGDHARFYASPNLREWTLTGEFGRGEGSHDGVWECPDLFELPVDNTGRTKWVLIISIGDNPNCPEGSRTQYFIGEFDGNNFINDNPADHILWLDYGRDNYAGVTWSDIPEQDGRRVIIGWMSNWKYANETPTGSWRGAMTLPRVLSLTNQGDEGVTLTQMPVREIEQLRQESANWNGITVTPENPFIQKMNEDLLEIEADIDIRPGEEVHIGLKSSGRSEIVIGYDPAKEWLFIDRSKSGVTDFHPSFASTHGAKMVSKNGKIKLQIWLDRNAVEVYANNGLVALTDQIFPDASIDKVEVSTQSGQVVLDSLQIHTLKSIHIPDGGRNDA from the coding sequence GTGCTTGATGTTATCGCCATAGGAGAAGTATTGATAGACTTTACTCCAGCTGGTCGCACAGCAGGGGGGAATGAGCAATTTGAATGTAATCCAGGAGGGGCTCCGGCAAACGTGGCCGCAGCACTATCCCGGTTAGGAGCCAAATCTGCTCTCATAAGCAAGGTCGGAGAGGATCAATTCGGTTCCTTGCTGCACAACACCTTGTTAGGCAGTGGTGTGGATGTGTCGGAAGTTTCTTATACGAATGAAGCGAGTACAACACTGGCCTTTGTCCATCTGGATGATCAGGGAGACCGGTCGTTCAGCTTCTTCCGCAAGCCGGGAGCAGATACCTTCTTACACTCGAGGGATATCCCGCTTCACCGGATTGAAAGCTGCAAGGCTCTTCATTTTGGATCATTGTCCATGACCCATGAACCTGCCCGTACAGCAACCAAGACGGCAGTGCTTAAGGCTAAGGAATCAGGAGTTTTGCTCTCATTCGATCCTAATATCCGGTTTGCGTTATGGAAGAGCAAGGAAGAAGCCAGACAGAATATTTTTTGGGGCATGAATTATGCCGATATTCTGAAAATATCGGAAGAAGAGCTTTCTTTTATCACGGGGATCAGCGATGTTGAAAAGGGCTCCCTAGAGCTGCAGCAGCAATTTGATATCTCGTTAATTGTCGTCACTTTAGCAGATAAAGGCTGCTATTACCGCTTGGCTGGTCTGGATGGCTATGTGCCGGGGTTTAAGGTTAAGGCGATCGACACGACAGGAGCCGGGGATGCTTTTCTAGGCTGTCTGTTATACAAGATTCTGGAAAATGGGAGTTCTTTGCATGAACTAACTAGCCAGCAAATGATTAGTATGCTGACTTTTGCCAATGCCGGCGGAGCGTTAGTAACCACACGGAAGGGGGCTCTTGGGTCCATGCCGACGACAGATGAGATTATCCGGATGATAGAGTCCAATCAACAGAATAATGACGATCGTTTTAGACCGGGGTTTCATTTCTCACCCCCCGCTAACTGGGCTAATGATCCGAACGGATTAGTTTACTATGAGGGAAGCTATCATCTTTTCTATCAATACCATCCTTACAGTAATAAATGGGGCCCTATGCACTGGGGCCATGCTGTTAGTGAGGACCTGATTCACTGGGAGCACGTACCTATTGCTTTATTTCCGGATGAGCATGGAGCTATTTTTTCCGGCTGCTGTGTAGTGGACTGGAAGAATAGCAGCGGATTATTTGAAGATTCTCATGGACTCGTTGCGATCTTTACTCATGCGGATACCCATCCGGAGACAGGACAGCCGCGCCAGCGGCAGAGCCTGGCTTACAGCAGCGATAAAGGCCAGACCTGGCACAAGTATGACGGAAATCCGGTGCTCGCCGAGGAGGATCAGATTGACTTCCGGGACCCGAAGGTGTTCTGGCATGCGCAAAGTGAGCGTTGGATTATGGCTATTGTTGCTGGAGACCACGCCCGTTTCTATGCATCTCCTAATTTGCGTGAATGGACGCTTACCGGTGAATTCGGTAGAGGAGAGGGCTCCCATGACGGTGTGTGGGAATGCCCGGATCTGTTTGAGCTGCCGGTGGATAACACCGGGCGTACCAAATGGGTACTCATTATTAGTATTGGAGACAATCCAAACTGTCCGGAAGGATCACGAACGCAATATTTTATCGGGGAGTTCGACGGAAATAACTTCATTAATGACAACCCGGCCGATCATATCCTGTGGCTCGATTATGGCAGAGACAATTATGCGGGAGTTACCTGGTCGGATATCCCTGAGCAGGACGGACGCCGGGTGATCATCGGGTGGATGAGCAACTGGAAGTATGCCAACGAGACACCTACCGGTTCCTGGAGAGGTGCCATGACTCTGCCCCGCGTGTTGTCACTGACAAACCAGGGCGACGAGGGTGTGACACTAACCCAAATGCCTGTCCGGGAAATAGAGCAGCTGCGCCAAGAATCAGCTAACTGGAATGGAATCACAGTTACACCTGAGAACCCTTTTATTCAGAAAATGAACGAAGATCTGCTGGAAATCGAAGCCGATATTGATATCCGGCCCGGTGAAGAGGTTCATATTGGGCTGAAATCCTCCGGGCGGAGTGAGATTGTTATCGGGTACGACCCTGCTAAGGAGTGGCTGTTCATCGACCGTTCCAAATCGGGTGTGACTGATTTCCACCCTTCGTTCGCAAGCACACACGGTGCCAAAATGGTTTCGAAGAATGGAAAGATCAAGCTGCAGATCTGGCTGGATCGTAATGCGGTTGAAGTGTATGCCAACAATGGACTGGTTGCACTGACAGATCAAATTTTCCCTGATGCTTCAATTGATAAAGTTGAAGTAAGCACGCAATCCGGGCAAGTTGTATTGGATTCGCTGCAGATCCATACTCTTAAATCCATCCATATTCCGGATGGTGGGAGGAATGATGCATGA